In Methanosarcina siciliae T4/M, one genomic interval encodes:
- a CDS encoding pantoate kinase produces MYTYESEGADFSAKAYAPGHITGFFQIHEHKDPHRKGSTGCGIVLNGGVTTEVKVGKSVEKTEIFLNGKKVEGKTTRTVMDMLTDVPVKVKSWAEIPVGCGFGASGAGALGAAYALNRVLSLNQTVKSLTEYAHVAEVINRSGLGDIAAQSNGGVVIRLQPGGPEFGRVDRIPAPEARVFGIALGEISTDSVLTDEVKAGKINAAGKIAMSELLKKPTLENFMHQAKTFASSTGLLSSVAKDVIEAAHASGGMASQAMLGDTVFAIAPYAQEFPLFEALQEFGQVLEYGISTCVPKLLYD; encoded by the coding sequence ATGTATACATATGAAAGTGAAGGGGCAGACTTTTCAGCAAAAGCATACGCTCCAGGACATATCACAGGGTTTTTTCAGATTCATGAGCATAAAGACCCTCACCGCAAGGGATCTACCGGCTGTGGAATTGTTCTGAATGGAGGAGTTACGACCGAGGTAAAGGTTGGAAAATCCGTGGAAAAGACCGAGATCTTCCTCAACGGCAAGAAGGTTGAAGGCAAGACCACCCGCACAGTGATGGATATGTTAACCGATGTTCCTGTAAAAGTAAAGAGCTGGGCGGAAATCCCTGTCGGATGCGGGTTCGGAGCCTCGGGAGCAGGAGCGCTCGGAGCGGCTTATGCCCTGAACAGAGTACTTTCCTTAAACCAGACCGTAAAAAGCCTGACCGAATATGCCCATGTGGCTGAAGTTATTAACCGCAGCGGGCTTGGGGACATTGCTGCCCAGTCCAATGGCGGAGTGGTAATCCGGCTGCAGCCCGGAGGCCCCGAATTCGGGAGAGTAGACAGGATTCCTGCTCCCGAAGCCAGAGTTTTCGGTATTGCGCTCGGAGAGATTTCTACGGACTCTGTCCTGACAGACGAAGTAAAGGCAGGAAAGATTAACGCTGCAGGAAAAATTGCGATGTCCGAACTGCTTAAAAAACCCACTCTTGAAAACTTCATGCATCAGGCAAAAACTTTTGCCAGCAGTACGGGCCTTCTGAGCAGTGTGGCAAAGGATGTTATTGAGGCTGCACATGCAAGCGGAGGAATGGCTTCCCAGGCAATGCTTGGAGATACGGTTTTTGCAATCGCCCCCTACGCCCAGGAATTCCCGCTCTTCGAAGCCCTTCAGGAATTCGGGCAGGTCCTGGAATACGGGATCAGCACCTGTGTACCGAAATTACTTTATGACTGA
- a CDS encoding 4-phosphopantoate--beta-alanine ligase, whose amino-acid sequence MTDIPQDHPRYESLLAREKVAAGVKMGITSIQGLIAQGRGESFDYLIGERSTESALNAERAAAAALLLAKNPVISVNGNVAALAPEKVVSLADITDAKIEVNLFHRTETRVHLIIEQLKANGASEVLGKNPDASLELSHARRLVESRGIYSADVVLVPLEDGDRCEKLVEMGKTVITIDLNPLSRTSRTATISIVDNLTRALENMTELAREMKKERKEELVKLITTYENKKALSGAISEIQEHLKTLSAEIEY is encoded by the coding sequence ATGACCGATATACCCCAAGACCATCCGAGGTACGAATCCCTGCTGGCCCGTGAAAAGGTTGCAGCCGGGGTTAAAATGGGAATTACGAGTATCCAGGGGCTTATTGCCCAGGGGAGAGGCGAGAGCTTTGACTACCTTATAGGCGAGCGCAGCACGGAATCTGCCCTGAATGCGGAAAGGGCAGCAGCTGCCGCACTGCTTCTGGCGAAAAACCCGGTTATTTCCGTAAATGGGAACGTCGCAGCCCTGGCTCCCGAAAAAGTTGTTTCACTGGCAGACATTACCGATGCCAAAATCGAAGTAAACCTTTTCCACAGGACCGAGACAAGAGTACACCTTATAATAGAACAACTCAAAGCCAATGGGGCTTCCGAGGTGCTCGGGAAAAATCCGGATGCGAGCCTCGAACTCTCTCACGCCAGGCGGCTGGTAGAAAGCCGGGGGATATATTCCGCAGACGTGGTGCTTGTCCCGCTGGAAGATGGAGACCGCTGTGAGAAACTTGTAGAAATGGGAAAGACCGTCATAACAATTGACCTGAACCCTCTTTCGCGGACCTCAAGAACCGCCACTATATCAATCGTGGACAACCTTACAAGAGCTCTTGAAAACATGACAGAACTCGCGCGGGAAATGAAAAAGGAGAGGAAAGAAGAACTTGTGAAGCTGATAACCACTTACGAGAACAAAAAAGCCCTCTCCGGGGCGATTTCCGAAATTCAGGAACACCTCAAGACTTTGTCCGCCGAAATAGAATACTGA
- a CDS encoding HD domain-containing protein, with translation MDLIEKTREFAATFHEGEPSSHDMSHITRVETLCREIQKEEGGDLLILRLAALLHDVGVIKEHEEGGDHAVYSAEIATEFLGRAGVEKKTVEAVAYCILTHRFSGGKSPEIIEARILQDADRLDALGAIGIFRSILSMGALRMLKHTTGLDKGSSKKTVYINDPVEGFNEYMHYKPFKILDKLNTDTAKRIAEERLKIMRLYLEALNIEAEICEKGF, from the coding sequence ATGGACCTTATAGAAAAAACAAGGGAATTTGCAGCTACTTTTCACGAAGGGGAGCCTAGTTCCCACGATATGTCCCACATAACCCGTGTGGAAACCCTCTGCCGGGAGATCCAGAAAGAAGAAGGAGGAGACCTTCTCATTCTCCGGCTCGCAGCTCTTCTGCATGACGTGGGGGTTATCAAAGAACACGAAGAAGGAGGAGACCATGCCGTCTACAGTGCAGAGATAGCTACCGAATTCCTGGGAAGGGCAGGTGTTGAAAAAAAGACTGTTGAAGCTGTGGCATACTGCATCCTGACGCACAGGTTCAGCGGAGGGAAAAGCCCGGAAATAATAGAAGCCAGGATCCTTCAGGACGCCGACAGGCTCGATGCCCTGGGCGCAATCGGAATTTTCAGGTCCATTCTTTCAATGGGGGCTCTCCGGATGCTGAAGCACACAACAGGCCTGGATAAGGGAAGTTCAAAAAAGACTGTCTACATCAATGACCCTGTTGAAGGCTTTAACGAATACATGCACTACAAGCCCTTCAAGATCCTCGATAAGTTGAATACTGATACTGCAAAGAGGATTGCAGAAGAAAGGCTGAAGATAATGCGCCTCTACCTTGAGGCGTTAAATATTGAAGCAGAAATCTGTGAAAAGGGTTTCTAA
- a CDS encoding UPF0228 family protein yields MNTIEYDSDLQPERYYLVVDADKRMDVRNELRKDENWTDPIYHDIKKGNHYIITVTEQAVQDKNFLALLEKNNLQVKNSVLCCITLGDGSKNWIWESDERRIENELKMNEKVLTVMPSGSTGST; encoded by the coding sequence ATGAACACCATAGAATATGATTCTGACCTTCAGCCAGAAAGGTACTACCTGGTGGTAGATGCGGATAAAAGAATGGATGTAAGAAATGAATTAAGAAAAGATGAGAATTGGACTGATCCTATATACCATGATATCAAAAAAGGAAATCATTATATAATTACGGTCACGGAACAAGCTGTTCAGGATAAAAATTTCCTTGCACTACTGGAAAAAAATAATCTTCAGGTGAAAAATTCCGTCTTGTGCTGTATTACTCTTGGAGATGGATCTAAGAATTGGATTTGGGAAAGCGATGAAAGAAGAATAGAAAACGAGCTTAAAATGAATGAGAAGGTATTGACTGTAATGCCTTCCGGTAGTACCGGTAGTACCTAA
- a CDS encoding C39 family peptidase, with the protein MRTRNDSGICMLILAILLVGMVLVPVNAQEENNYSITAEEAFKHANTRMIRFIATDTQKFGSWEGASIDPKPLELYDPSGKKLYYQFSVYENNKTIGKIDVGANKTLGQPIQVIEFNPIPFNMIEVMEKSIETAKNNYPTGEIKSTKMVVYSYPKIGAMTVVKDKITGDEYRIFIDAYTLDVIPDKPIAETKPGVCSIYEQMSKSEIDENLIKWQKSNELTKSIEQAATNKGVNINLPVTEEDIKKLSDDTTIVGRSTSYYLDTTLYGQENDHYCAPACGQMIAEYYNVSHTQDFIYQKMGPGYEIGGGVYNNNQVNYYQPSTGLNKPHSTYVTVFTFDQAISEINNNRPYVSIASDHSRVCSGYLYDYPDRYLAIDDPLPEDYGHSYMEAFGSEDYRVYVRS; encoded by the coding sequence ATGAGAACAAGAAATGACTCAGGAATATGTATGCTAATTTTAGCCATACTGCTGGTTGGTATGGTGTTAGTACCAGTTAACGCACAGGAAGAAAACAATTATAGCATAACTGCAGAAGAAGCTTTTAAGCATGCAAATACGCGCATGATAAGGTTTATAGCAACCGACACACAAAAGTTCGGAAGCTGGGAAGGGGCATCTATTGATCCCAAACCACTGGAGCTTTACGATCCAAGTGGTAAAAAGTTGTACTATCAGTTTTCAGTATATGAAAATAATAAAACAATAGGTAAAATCGACGTTGGTGCCAATAAAACATTGGGGCAGCCAATCCAAGTCATCGAATTTAACCCGATACCGTTTAACATGATTGAAGTTATGGAAAAGTCAATAGAAACTGCCAAAAACAATTACCCAACTGGAGAAATCAAATCAACTAAGATGGTTGTATATAGCTATCCCAAAATAGGGGCAATGACCGTAGTAAAAGACAAGATTACAGGAGACGAATATAGGATATTTATAGATGCATATACTCTTGATGTGATACCAGATAAACCCATAGCTGAAACAAAACCTGGAGTTTGCTCAATCTATGAACAGATGTCTAAGAGTGAAATAGACGAGAATTTAATAAAGTGGCAAAAAAGTAATGAACTTACTAAATCTATAGAACAAGCAGCAACTAATAAGGGAGTTAATATTAATTTGCCAGTCACTGAAGAAGATATCAAAAAACTTAGTGACGATACAACAATAGTGGGAAGAAGTACAAGTTATTATCTCGATACTACTTTATATGGGCAAGAAAATGATCATTACTGTGCTCCAGCATGTGGCCAAATGATTGCTGAGTATTATAATGTATCTCATACCCAAGATTTCATATATCAAAAGATGGGTCCAGGTTATGAGATTGGCGGGGGTGTTTATAATAATAACCAGGTAAATTACTATCAACCATCCACGGGACTAAATAAACCTCATTCAACCTATGTTACAGTCTTTACGTTTGATCAAGCGATTTCTGAAATTAACAATAATAGACCTTATGTAAGTATAGCTTCGGACCATTCTCGAGTTTGTAGTGGATACTTATACGATTATCCGGATAGATATTTGGCAATCGACGATCCACTCCCTGAGGATTATGGTCATTCTTATATGGAAGCATTTGGTTCAGAAGATTACCGTGTATATGTGAGGAGTTAA
- a CDS encoding winged helix-turn-helix transcriptional regulator produces MTNKELSEKLNLDKSTTYWHIKRLKEDNIIF; encoded by the coding sequence ATTACAAACAAGGAACTCTCAGAAAAGTTAAACTTGGACAAAAGTACTACTTACTGGCATATAAAGAGACTAAAAGAAGATAATATAATTTTTTAG
- a CDS encoding amidohydrolase family protein has product MADIIIKNAYVLTMDPDSGDLKNGTVVIEDGKITEIGEKTKESADTVIDAKGSVVMPGLANTHTHAAMTLFRGYADDLQLAEWLEKNIWPAESQLKAEDVYKGSLLACLEMIKSGTTSFADMYFYMDETAKAVEASGLRASLSHGLIELWNEEKGETDLKEGKRFVRAWQGAADGRIKTMYGPHAPNTCSEEFLIKVKEEAHKDGAGLHIHVLETEAELNAMKERYGKCSVHLLEDIGFFGPDVLAAHCVWLSDGDIEILRQRGVNVSHNPISNMKLASGIAPVHKMLERGVNVTLGTDGCASNNNLDLFEEMKTAALLHKVSTGNPTALPARQVLEMATVNGAKALGTETGMLKVGRKADVIILDMKKPHLTPCFDVPSHLVYSAKGCDVRTTIVDGKVLMDNYRVLALDEEKVIEEARTAAEELVARVNA; this is encoded by the coding sequence ATGGCTGACATAATCATAAAAAATGCTTACGTTTTAACGATGGACCCTGATTCTGGAGACCTTAAAAACGGGACCGTTGTTATCGAAGACGGAAAGATCACGGAGATCGGGGAGAAAACAAAAGAAAGTGCCGACACCGTGATCGATGCAAAGGGTTCGGTAGTGATGCCAGGGCTTGCAAACACACACACACATGCAGCAATGACCCTGTTCCGGGGTTATGCTGACGACCTCCAGCTTGCGGAGTGGCTTGAAAAAAACATCTGGCCTGCCGAATCCCAGCTGAAGGCCGAAGATGTATATAAGGGCAGCCTGCTCGCATGCCTGGAAATGATCAAATCCGGAACAACATCCTTTGCAGACATGTATTTCTATATGGACGAAACGGCAAAGGCTGTAGAGGCATCGGGACTTCGGGCTTCCCTTTCCCACGGCTTAATTGAGCTCTGGAACGAAGAAAAAGGAGAAACTGACCTTAAGGAAGGAAAACGCTTTGTCCGGGCCTGGCAGGGAGCTGCAGACGGCAGGATAAAAACCATGTATGGCCCCCACGCCCCTAATACCTGCTCGGAGGAATTCCTTATAAAGGTAAAAGAAGAAGCCCATAAGGACGGAGCAGGCCTCCATATCCACGTTCTGGAGACCGAAGCCGAGCTGAATGCGATGAAAGAAAGGTACGGGAAATGTTCCGTACACCTGCTTGAAGACATAGGGTTTTTCGGCCCTGATGTGCTTGCCGCCCACTGTGTATGGCTTTCGGACGGGGATATAGAGATTTTAAGGCAGAGAGGGGTAAACGTGTCCCACAACCCCATAAGTAATATGAAACTGGCATCCGGAATTGCCCCCGTGCATAAGATGCTGGAAAGGGGGGTGAACGTTACCCTTGGCACTGACGGCTGCGCCTCAAACAATAACCTTGACCTGTTTGAAGAAATGAAGACCGCTGCCCTCCTGCACAAGGTAAGCACAGGCAACCCTACCGCTCTTCCGGCCCGCCAGGTCCTTGAGATGGCAACCGTTAACGGGGCAAAAGCCCTCGGCACGGAAACCGGAATGTTGAAGGTGGGAAGGAAGGCGGACGTGATTATACTGGACATGAAAAAACCGCATCTTACTCCCTGTTTCGATGTCCCTTCCCACCTGGTCTATTCTGCAAAAGGCTGCGATGTCAGGACAACAATCGTGGACGGAAAAGTCCTTATGGACAATTACAGGGTACTTGCACTGGACGAGGAAAAAGTCATAGAAGAAGCCAGGACAGCGGCAGAAGAACTCGTAGCAAGGGTAAATGCCTGA